The nucleotide sequence TAAGGATGGGGCCTTTAAAATGGCCATAGCCCATACGATTCCTGTCGTTCCGATGACCTTCTACGATAACAAAAAGCGATTTTCTTTCTCTTTTTTCAGTGGAGGACCGGGAAGAATCCGTGCCAAAGTGCACTCATTTTACAAAACCGAGAACCTTTCCGAAGACGACAAGGCGGGCCTAAGGGAGAAAGTACGAACGGTTATCTTGAAAGAACTGCAAACAAGATAACCGTTATAGCCTGTAATATCGCCCCTCTTGCCTTTAATATAGGATATAGAGCAATGAGAGTGCCGAAATGAAGACCCAGAGTAATACGGCCAAGACCATAGGCCTTGTTCCCGTGGCGCGTAAATCTTCAATAGAAAGGGTAGAGCCTACTAAAAACAGGGTTAGTATCAAAAGTTTTTTGGAAATGGAGACGATGGTCAAACTTGCCATGGCCGGAATAAGCTGATAACTGTTTACGATTATAGCCCCTATAAAAAGCAAGATGAAGTAAGGCATTTTTACTTTTTCACCCTTGGTCTTAAAAACGAGCATAGACAATATGGATAAAGGTACGATCCAGAGCATACGGGAGAGCTTAACGGTTGTGGCGGTCCGCAATGCCTCGTCACCGTAGCCTATGGAAGCACCGATAACCGAACTCGTATCGTGAATGGCTACGGCACACCATAGTCCGAATTGATGTTGGCTCAGGTGAAGATAGTGGCCTATGGCCGGAAAGACGAAAAGGGCTATGGAGTTAAGTAGGAATACAACGGCCAATGCAATGCTAATGGCCTTGCTTTTGGCATTGATCACCGGTGAGATGGCCGCAATGGCGCTACCACCGCAAACT is from Zobellia galactanivorans and encodes:
- a CDS encoding YeiH family protein; the protein is MKDRIAKITFLLMALIVFSGWVNSPTALLLGFGFTLFFNNPFKAYCHKAIHSFLKVSVVGLGFGMFIKETLETGKEGFMLTFLSITLTVGLGFLLTKALKLDKKLGHLITSGTSVCGGSAIAAISPVINAKSKAISIALAVVFLLNSIALFVFPAIGHYLHLSQHQFGLWCAVAIHDTSSVIGASIGYGDEALRTATTVKLSRMLWIVPLSILSMLVFKTKGEKVKMPYFILLFIGAIIVNSYQLIPAMASLTIVSISKKLLILTLFLVGSTLSIEDLRATGTRPMVLAVLLWVFISALSLLYILY